DNA from Kitasatospora herbaricolor:
TGGTGAAGCTCTCGCTGCCGCCGGTCGGCTTGGCCTTCGCGGAGGCCAGCCAGGCGTCCAGGTCCGCCGGGTGGCGCTCCTGCACCTCGGCGAAGGTGAGGCCCTCCCAGTCGCCGAAGTCCAGCTCGCGCAGGCCCTCCTCGATCCGGACGTCCAGGCCCAGCCGGGCGGCCACGGTCTCGGCCGTCTGCCGGGTGCGCCGCATCGGGGAGCTGACCACGGCCTGGATCGTGCCGCGCGCGGCCATCGCCTCGGCGGCCCGCTCGGCCTGCCAGCGGCCCTTCTCGGACAGCTCCGGGTCGCCGCCGCCGCTGCCGGAGAAGCGCTTCTCCGGGGTGAGCGGGGTCTCGCCGTGCCGCAGCAGGACGAAGGTGGTGGGGGTGCCGAGGTCGGCGGGGGCGGCCCAGCCGGCCTTCGGGGCGGCGGTCTCCAGCGGGGCCGCGGGCTCCGCCGCGGGGACGGCGGCCTTGGGCGCCTTGGGCTCCCACTGCTTGCCGGCCTTGCCCGCGTCCATCGCCTCGTTGGCCAGCCGGTCGGCGTCCTTGTTCCGCTCGCGCGGGATCCAGGTGTACCTGACCTGCCCGCGCGGCAGCACGGTCTTCGCCTCGGCGGCCAGCGGCTGCATGTCGGGGTGCTTGATCTTCCAGCGCCCCGACATCTGCTCGACGACCAGCTTGGAGTCCATCCGGACGTCGACCTCGGCGCCCGGGTCGATCTCGCGGGCGGCCCGCAGTCCGGCGATCAGGCCCTTGTACTCGGCCACGTTGTTGGTCGCGTGCCCGATGAACTCGGCTGCCTCGGCGATGATCAGGCCGGTGTCACCGTCCCGCACCACCGCGCCGTAGCCGGCCGGCCCCGGGTTGCCCCGGGAGCCGCCGTCGGCCTCGACGATGAACCTGCGACCCGCCATGGGCTCAGACGCCCGACTCGGCGGTACGGACCAGGATCCGGCCGCAGTTGTCGCAGCGGACGACGGCGTCCTTCGGCTCGGCCTTGATGGCGTTCAGGTCGGAGACCGCGAACTCGACCCGGCAGCCCTCGCAGCGGCGCTGGTACAGGCGGGCCGCGCCGACGCCGCCCTGCTGCTCGCGCAGCCGGGTGTAGAGCTTGAGCAGGTCGGCCGGGATCACCACGGCGACGGCCTCGCGGTCGCGCCGCACCTTCTCGGCGTCGGCGTCGATCTCCGCGAAGGCGGCGTCGCGCCGGGCCTCGGCCTCGGTCAGGGTGACGGTGGAGTGCTCCAGGCGGGCACCCAGCTCGGTGACCCGGGTCTGGGCGGACTCCATCCGCTCCATGATCTCCAGGACCACGTCCTCCAGGTCGGACTGGCGCTTGGCCAGCGAGCCGACCTCGTGCTGGAGGTTCTCCAGGTCCTTCGGCGAGGTGATCGCGCCGGAGTCCAGGCGCTGCTGGTTGCGGGCCGAGCGGCTGCGGACCTGCTCGACGTCCTGCTCGGCCTTGGTCAGCTCGCGGGTGGTGTCGCCGAGCTGGGCCTCGGCGGCCACGACCAGCGACTTCAGCGCGCCGTGGTCGGCGGTGGCCTTGTCGATCTCGGCGTGCTCGGGCAGGCTGCGGCGCCGGTGGGCCAGCTGGTCGAGGCGGGAGTCGATGGCCTGCAGGTCGAGCAGGCGGATCTGGTCGGCGGGCGCGGCGTTCAAGCGGAGGGCTCCTGTGAATCGGGTCAGGCGGTGTAGGGCATGGGGGCGTGCGCGGTCCACGGGTCGGTGACCCGGTGGGAGACCTTGGTCTCCAGCTGCCAGTCGTGCTTGTCCGAGGCGGCGGCCAGCGACCGCGCGGCGAGGTTCAGCCAGGGCCACTCGGTGGCCCAGTGCGCGGCGTCGACCAACGCGAGGGGCGCGGACTGGGCGGCCTCGGACGCCGGGTGGTGGCGCAGGTCGGCGGTGACGTACGCGTCGACGCCGGCGGCCCGGGCGTCGGCGAGGAAGCTGTCGCCGGCCCCGCCGCAGACCGCGACCCGGCCGATCAGTCGGTCCGGGTCGCCGGCCACCCGGACGCCGGTGGCGGTCGCGGGCAGGCCCCGGGCGACCCGGGCGGCGAAGGCGGAGAGCGTGAGCGGCGGCTCCAGCAGGCCGATCCGGCCGCTGCCGCGCCGGCCGGCCGGGTCGGTCGGGTCCGGGACGAGCGGGCCGGTGACACGCAGGCCGACGGCCTCGGCCAGGGCGTCGGAGACTCCCGGAGCGGCGTGGTCGGCGTTGGTGTGCGCGACGTGCAGGGCGATCCCGGCGGAGATCAGGCGGTGCACCACGCGGCCCTTGAAGCCGGTCGCGGCGACGCTGGTGGTGCCCCGCAGGTAGAGGGGGTGGTGGGTGACCACGAGGTCGGCCCCCCACTCGACGGCCTCGTCGACGACGTCCTGGACGGGGTCGACGGCGAACAGGACGCGGCCGACCCGGGCCTCGGGGTCGCCGCAGACCAGGCCGACGGCGTCCCAGGACTCGGCCCACTGCGGCGGGTAGAGCTCTTCCAACGCGCTGATGACCTCGGACAGATTCGGCACCTGTCGAGACTACCGTGCGCACGGGGCCGTCCGGGCGCACGGCCGCCCGGCCCGGGGCCGGTACCCGGCCCGTCCGCGGCCCCCTCCACCGGCCGGCCGGGGACGGCCGGCCGCCGTCGACGACGCGCGAAGGACGGGGGGACGGCGTGCGGAAGGCCGTCCGAGGGGGGTGGGGCAGGCGCGGCGCCCGTCCGCCGGCCGGGGCGGGCCGGGCGGACGCCGCCGACGGTCAACCGGGCGGTGGCCGGGCGGGACCGCCGCGCACCGGCGCGCGCGGCACCGTCCGGGCGCCCGGGCCGGGCACACCGAGGCCCCCGCGCAGAGGCGAAAGCGGAACCGGATCACCCTTATGAGTGAAGTGACCCGCTTCTCGTTGAACCCGTTCGTCCTCGTCAGTAACTTCACTTCAGCGAACGGGAGTTGCCCCGGCCAGGGGTCGGGAAGGGTCCTCCGCCGCACTCTCGGCCCGCGTGGTCGGGCTCCTGGGGCCGCCGCCCCCGGGCCCGGGCCGAGCGGCCGGCGGAGGCGGCCGGGGCGCTCCCGTTCCCGCCGCTCCGGCGTTCACCGCGGAGCGGCCCCGCCGGCGGAACGCGCCCCCTGCCCCGGGGCCTCGCCGCCGACGACCACCGCCCCCGCCCCTCGGGAGGGGGCCGAGCTGGGAGAGGTACCGGTGAGCAGCAAGTGAACGTGGCCACCCGCCGCTCGACCCTGGCCCTGCGCCGGCTGGGCTTCACCTTCGCCTCCGACGGCTCGCACGCCGCCTGCCTGGCCTCCGGCGCCGACGGCGGCTGGTACGCGGAGAGCTGGCGGCTCCCCGCGGACGGGCCCGCCCTGCCGACGGCGCTGCCGCTGCCCGGCCAGCGGTCGGAGAGCCTGCACTCGCAGTTGGTGTCGCTGGCCGACGGGACGGTACTGGTCTGCCGGCACGACGGCGACCGGCACGAAGTGGTCCTGCTGTCGGCC
Protein-coding regions in this window:
- a CDS encoding Nif3-like dinuclear metal center hexameric protein translates to MPNLSEVISALEELYPPQWAESWDAVGLVCGDPEARVGRVLFAVDPVQDVVDEAVEWGADLVVTHHPLYLRGTTSVAATGFKGRVVHRLISAGIALHVAHTNADHAAPGVSDALAEAVGLRVTGPLVPDPTDPAGRRGSGRIGLLEPPLTLSAFAARVARGLPATATGVRVAGDPDRLIGRVAVCGGAGDSFLADARAAGVDAYVTADLRHHPASEAAQSAPLALVDAAHWATEWPWLNLAARSLAAASDKHDWQLETKVSHRVTDPWTAHAPMPYTA
- a CDS encoding zinc ribbon domain-containing protein, which codes for MNAAPADQIRLLDLQAIDSRLDQLAHRRRSLPEHAEIDKATADHGALKSLVVAAEAQLGDTTRELTKAEQDVEQVRSRSARNQQRLDSGAITSPKDLENLQHEVGSLAKRQSDLEDVVLEIMERMESAQTRVTELGARLEHSTVTLTEAEARRDAAFAEIDADAEKVRRDREAVAVVIPADLLKLYTRLREQQGGVGAARLYQRRCEGCRVEFAVSDLNAIKAEPKDAVVRCDNCGRILVRTAESGV
- a CDS encoding bifunctional RNase H/acid phosphatase, which gives rise to MAGRRFIVEADGGSRGNPGPAGYGAVVRDGDTGLIIAEAAEFIGHATNNVAEYKGLIAGLRAAREIDPGAEVDVRMDSKLVVEQMSGRWKIKHPDMQPLAAEAKTVLPRGQVRYTWIPRERNKDADRLANEAMDAGKAGKQWEPKAPKAAVPAAEPAAPLETAAPKAGWAAPADLGTPTTFVLLRHGETPLTPEKRFSGSGGGDPELSEKGRWQAERAAEAMAARGTIQAVVSSPMRRTRQTAETVAARLGLDVRIEEGLRELDFGDWEGLTFAEVQERHPADLDAWLASAKAKPTGGSESFTTLAHRVGVARDKILARYAGRTVLVVSHVSPIKTLVRLALGAPPDALYRMELSAAALSAVQYYTDGNASVRLLNDTGHLR